Proteins found in one Campylobacter lari genomic segment:
- a CDS encoding dynamin family protein yields the protein MSLKETNNPSPQEKGALKTLLKQIWQNHSVYLDTNTLFDESLIDAQKAAIILSTNLDNYERFSALSEFKSLMKSLNLRLDLYGIQYAQVCFINALNLGILDKNELLKALEKLQKITDNTLIHAFVSKQKVIQKDYKQEVQNSHQTLDLINQNLQELCEDEKAQKLLQEALVKFSNIDFSIAVTGVVNAGKSSMLNALLKKDFLGVSNVPETANLSVLKYGKNQKAKIYFWSEEEWQDILKSSKDNQDMQELIKQLEQNFNLNEYIEKENKNIEIKIEELKNYTSAKNKISALIKKIELFASLDFLKDNVCIVDTPGLDDVIIQRELLTKAYISKADFLIHLMNASQSLSQKDCDFIIECLLTSRVSKLLIVLTKADLLSQKDLQEVISYTKNKLKENLAQKQLSQELLDNVDFVCISSKLANDFYQKKGGNLEQSNILTLEELIAKSLYDKNKIALSAYKKELLLHLEKIEEKIKFSNKMLNYESFELDKQNQTIINDFKAKKEKLTQVKAELSAIFNTKDENTQEILTLLHLLAKKLKEKLIDELKYNQNNKIKNNTQRLNTIIDTTLKDGIFDLLRELKQQSEYKINELKNTLSVKYDFLKAILEQNCDDFKSKVEAKIESIFTNDLFMALKTELLKNLESTQDIYKLESSLENQILEKLQTFNIEKIALDLKNNQEFFANLELSLNLYEKEQEEQIKDLKDLILQIEQNEQNSKELLEKNNTKLQSLKTLKTELLNAK from the coding sequence TTGTCGCTCAAAGAAACAAATAATCCTAGCCCCCAAGAAAAGGGGGCTCTTAAAACCTTACTAAAACAAATTTGGCAAAATCATAGTGTTTATCTTGACACAAATACACTTTTTGATGAAAGTTTAATTGATGCTCAAAAAGCAGCAATTATTTTAAGTACTAATCTTGATAATTATGAAAGATTTAGTGCGTTGAGTGAATTTAAAAGTTTGATGAAAAGTTTAAATTTACGCTTAGATCTTTATGGCATTCAGTATGCACAGGTTTGCTTTATTAACGCTTTAAATTTAGGAATTTTAGACAAAAACGAGCTTTTAAAAGCCTTAGAAAAACTTCAAAAAATCACTGATAATACTTTAATACATGCTTTTGTATCTAAACAAAAAGTTATTCAAAAAGATTACAAGCAAGAAGTTCAAAACTCACATCAAACACTAGATCTCATTAACCAAAACTTACAAGAGCTTTGCGAGGATGAAAAAGCTCAAAAACTCTTACAAGAAGCTTTAGTTAAATTTAGCAATATTGATTTTTCTATCGCGGTAACGGGTGTGGTAAATGCAGGTAAATCAAGTATGCTAAATGCACTTTTAAAAAAAGATTTTTTAGGTGTATCTAATGTACCTGAAACTGCAAATTTGAGTGTTTTAAAATATGGCAAAAACCAAAAAGCTAAGATATATTTTTGGAGTGAAGAAGAATGGCAAGATATTTTAAAAAGCTCTAAAGATAATCAAGATATGCAAGAACTTATAAAACAACTTGAACAAAATTTTAATCTAAATGAGTATATTGAAAAAGAAAATAAAAATATAGAAATAAAAATTGAAGAATTAAAAAATTACACTAGTGCAAAAAACAAAATTTCAGCACTTATTAAAAAAATAGAGCTTTTTGCATCGCTTGATTTTTTAAAAGATAATGTTTGTATAGTTGATACTCCAGGACTTGATGATGTGATCATCCAAAGAGAACTTTTAACAAAAGCTTATATAAGCAAAGCTGACTTTTTAATCCACCTTATGAATGCTTCTCAAAGTCTTAGTCAAAAAGATTGTGATTTTATTATAGAATGTTTGCTAACTTCAAGAGTAAGTAAGCTTTTGATTGTGCTTACTAAAGCTGATTTACTTAGTCAAAAAGACTTGCAAGAGGTGATTAGTTATACTAAAAATAAACTCAAAGAAAATTTAGCACAAAAGCAGCTTAGCCAAGAATTATTAGATAATGTAGATTTTGTGTGTATCTCTTCAAAACTAGCCAATGATTTTTATCAAAAAAAAGGTGGAAATTTAGAACAAAGTAATATTTTAACACTAGAAGAACTTATAGCTAAAAGCTTATATGATAAAAACAAAATTGCTCTAAGTGCTTATAAAAAAGAATTATTATTACATTTAGAAAAAATAGAAGAAAAAATTAAATTTTCTAATAAAATGCTAAATTATGAAAGCTTTGAGCTTGATAAGCAAAATCAAACTATTATCAATGATTTTAAAGCAAAAAAAGAAAAATTAACGCAAGTAAAAGCAGAGCTAAGCGCTATTTTTAACACAAAAGATGAAAATACTCAAGAAATTTTAACACTTTTGCATTTACTAGCTAAGAAATTAAAAGAAAAACTCATAGATGAGCTAAAATATAATCAAAATAATAAAATCAAAAACAACACTCAAAGATTAAATACTATCATTGATACGACTTTAAAAGATGGAATTTTTGATCTTTTAAGAGAGTTAAAACAGCAAAGTGAGTATAAAATTAATGAGCTTAAAAACACTCTAAGTGTGAAATATGATTTTTTAAAAGCTATTTTAGAACAAAATTGTGATGATTTTAAAAGTAAGGTTGAAGCAAAAATAGAAAGCATTTTCACTAATGATCTTTTTATGGCATTAAAAACAGAGCTTTTAAAAAATTTAGAATCTACGCAAGATATTTATAAATTAGAAAGCTCTTTAGAAAATCAAATTTTAGAAAAATTACAAACATTTAATATAGAAAAAATTGCCCTAGATTTAAAAAATAATCAAGAATTTTTTGCTAATTTGGAGCTTAGTTTAAATTTATACGAAAAAGAGCAAGAAGAGCAAATCAAAGACTTAAAAGACTTGATTTTACAAATAGAGCAAAATGAACAAAACTCCAAAGAGCTTTTAGAAAAAAACAATACAAAATTACAAAGTTTAAAGACTTTAAAAACGGAGCTTTTAAATGCAAAATGA
- a CDS encoding NAD(P)H-dependent oxidoreductase codes for MQKILLLNGAKDFGHSKGRLNTSLHELALKTLKDLGLQIQQTHIDQGYNTNDEVEKILNADVLIWQMPGWWMGEPWIVKKYIDDVFTAGHGVFYKNDGRSHNEPTKNYGTGGLLKNKKYMLSLTWNAPMQAFDDKNEFFNGAGVDGVYLHFHKAHEFLGMSALPTFIANDVIKNPQVQEYFTNYKAHLEKIFKA; via the coding sequence ATGCAAAAAATATTACTATTAAACGGTGCAAAAGACTTTGGACACTCTAAAGGAAGATTAAACACAAGCTTACATGAGCTTGCACTTAAAACCTTAAAAGATCTTGGTTTGCAAATCCAGCAAACACATATAGATCAAGGCTATAACACAAACGATGAAGTAGAAAAAATTCTAAACGCTGATGTTTTGATTTGGCAAATGCCTGGTTGGTGGATGGGAGAACCTTGGATAGTGAAAAAATACATTGATGATGTTTTTACAGCTGGACATGGAGTATTTTATAAAAACGATGGTAGAAGTCATAACGAACCTACTAAAAATTATGGCACAGGCGGGCTTTTAAAAAATAAAAAATACATGCTTTCACTAACTTGGAATGCTCCAATGCAAGCCTTTGATGATAAGAATGAATTTTTTAATGGAGCTGGGGTTGATGGAGTGTATTTACACTTTCACAAAGCACATGAGTTCTTAGGTATGAGTGCTTTACCTACTTTCATAGCTAATGATGTAATCAAAAATCCTCAAGTGCAAGAATATTTCACAAACTATAAAGCACACTTAGAAAAAATTTTTAAAGCTTAG
- a CDS encoding dynamin family protein yields MQNDLINDFLKAYENAYCKSFDDSFEGKILAIKNAFLEPSLHLNDVFLKDLEMIIASYKRAINVAIIGQFSSGKSTLLNLILQKECLPTGVVPVTFKPTFLRYAKEYFLRVEYEDGSDEIVDIDELSKFSDQRNELKETKSLHLFAPIELLKDITLIDTPGLNANTTDTLTTFKELSFMHSAIWLSLIDNTGKKSEEDAIKANAKLLERGGICVLNQKDKLSQDELENVLNYAHLVFDKYFEKIIAISCKEAKFDLQKSNLPLLYEYLKGLDYEHIKKDFVKEKLSNLCELLSNQYDLFQNALEQLELKFNTILQTFEVSNLEQKIKILNHNCLDKLKLVGEKIAQEILKFIKEKDSSYYKEAKGLFKKNLYEKVAYKAPYLSSDDAFLAMFYNSEAMNKEFKRLKNEITLEFSQIKDDFSLFFTHLEEQILLFKAQFSNLQKENVLESEKEFASFRSFASASEELFLKDFKQLLFKSQLELDLFLEKLNLKALANYESATKLTLGFFSTKMNASKEFYELDSTEFSLYHPKASEVHQRVLTELNVYEFEDLLLNKPVVLKIYKNYMQSFVDFAEAKRQIILNLKSEFEAKKSMISSIKSQISKL; encoded by the coding sequence ATGCAAAATGATTTGATTAATGATTTTTTAAAAGCTTATGAAAATGCTTATTGTAAAAGCTTTGATGATAGTTTTGAAGGAAAGATTTTAGCAATAAAAAATGCATTTTTAGAGCCAAGTTTGCATTTAAATGATGTGTTTTTAAAAGATCTTGAGATGATTATAGCTAGCTATAAAAGAGCCATTAATGTGGCCATTATAGGGCAATTTTCTAGCGGTAAATCCACGCTTTTAAATTTGATTTTACAAAAAGAATGCCTGCCAACAGGCGTGGTGCCAGTGACTTTTAAGCCTACTTTTTTACGCTATGCTAAGGAGTATTTTTTAAGAGTTGAATATGAAGATGGCAGTGATGAGATTGTTGATATAGATGAGCTTTCTAAATTTAGCGATCAAAGAAATGAGCTAAAAGAAACTAAAAGTTTGCACCTTTTTGCACCTATTGAGCTTTTAAAAGATATCACGCTTATAGATACCCCGGGTTTAAATGCAAATACAACTGATACGCTAACTACTTTTAAAGAGCTTTCTTTTATGCATAGTGCTATTTGGCTTAGTTTGATTGATAATACAGGCAAAAAAAGTGAAGAAGATGCTATAAAAGCAAATGCCAAGCTTTTAGAGCGTGGTGGGATTTGCGTGCTAAATCAAAAAGATAAGTTAAGCCAAGATGAGCTAGAAAATGTTTTAAATTATGCACATTTAGTCTTTGATAAGTATTTTGAAAAAATCATCGCAATTTCATGCAAAGAAGCAAAATTTGATTTACAAAAGTCAAATTTACCTTTACTTTATGAGTATTTAAAAGGGCTTGATTATGAGCATATTAAAAAAGATTTTGTTAAAGAAAAACTTAGTAATTTATGCGAACTTTTGTCAAATCAATATGATTTATTTCAAAATGCGCTAGAACAATTAGAGCTTAAATTTAATACTATTTTGCAAACTTTTGAAGTAAGTAATCTAGAGCAAAAAATCAAAATTTTAAATCATAATTGTTTAGATAAATTAAAACTTGTTGGAGAAAAAATCGCCCAAGAAATTTTAAAATTTATCAAAGAAAAAGATAGTAGTTATTATAAAGAAGCTAAGGGTTTGTTTAAGAAAAATCTTTATGAAAAAGTTGCTTATAAAGCACCGTATCTTTCAAGTGATGATGCATTTTTGGCTATGTTTTACAACTCTGAAGCAATGAATAAGGAATTTAAAAGATTAAAAAATGAAATCACTTTAGAATTTAGTCAAATCAAAGATGATTTTTCCTTATTTTTTACTCATTTAGAAGAGCAAATTTTGCTTTTTAAAGCTCAATTTTCAAATTTACAAAAAGAAAATGTCTTAGAAAGTGAAAAAGAATTTGCTAGCTTTAGAAGCTTTGCTAGTGCTAGCGAGGAGCTTTTTTTAAAAGATTTTAAGCAATTATTGTTTAAAAGCCAACTTGAACTTGATTTATTTTTAGAAAAGCTTAATCTAAAAGCTTTAGCAAATTATGAAAGTGCTACTAAACTTACTTTGGGATTTTTTAGCACTAAAATGAATGCGAGTAAAGAATTTTATGAGCTTGATAGCACTGAGTTTAGCTTGTATCATCCAAAAGCAAGTGAAGTACATCAAAGGGTATTAACCGAGCTTAATGTCTATGAATTTGAAGATTTGCTTTTAAATAAGCCTGTAGTTTTAAAAATTTATAAAAATTATATGCAAAGCTTTGTTGATTTTGCAGAAGCTAAAAGGCAGATTATTTTGAATTTAAAAAGTGAATTTGAGGCTAAAAAATCAATGATTTCTAGCATCAAATCCCAAATTTCTAAGCTTTAA
- the lgt gene encoding prolipoprotein diacylglyceryl transferase has product MEFWQNIYANFDVVAFEIFGLKVHWYGIMYVLALLVALMVAKYYAIKDNMGISKAMLDSYFIWVEIGVILGARLGYILIYDAHTLWYLTHPWQIFNPFYNGEFVGIRGMSYHGAVVGFLIATYVFCKKNKQNLWKYLDLVAISVPCGYIFGRIGNFLNQELFGRATEVPWGIYVDGILRHPSQLYEAFLEGFIVFIVLLLIKKYKKYNGELIAYYTILYALARFVCEFFREPDFGIGFVAFGMSMGQILSLLMFLLGLFLSFYLRNIKKNL; this is encoded by the coding sequence ATGGAATTTTGGCAAAATATTTATGCAAATTTTGATGTGGTAGCTTTTGAAATTTTTGGTTTAAAAGTACATTGGTATGGCATTATGTATGTGCTAGCTTTACTTGTTGCTTTAATGGTTGCAAAATACTATGCGATTAAAGATAATATGGGAATTTCTAAAGCTATGCTTGATAGCTATTTTATATGGGTAGAAATAGGGGTGATTTTAGGTGCAAGATTGGGTTATATTTTAATTTATGATGCGCATACTTTATGGTATCTTACACATCCTTGGCAAATTTTTAATCCTTTTTATAATGGAGAATTCGTAGGGATTAGAGGTATGAGTTATCATGGTGCTGTTGTGGGATTTTTGATTGCAACTTATGTTTTTTGTAAAAAAAATAAGCAAAATTTATGGAAATATTTAGATTTAGTTGCTATTAGTGTGCCATGTGGATATATTTTTGGTCGTATTGGAAATTTTTTAAATCAAGAGTTATTTGGTAGAGCTACAGAAGTACCTTGGGGTATTTATGTAGATGGGATATTACGTCATCCTTCGCAACTTTATGAAGCTTTTTTGGAAGGTTTTATTGTTTTTATTGTTTTATTATTAATAAAAAAATATAAAAAATATAATGGAGAATTGATTGCTTACTATACGATTTTATACGCCCTAGCGCGCTTTGTATGCGAGTTTTTTAGAGAGCCTGATTTTGGTATAGGCTTTGTTGCTTTTGGTATGAGTATGGGTCAAATACTAAGCTTGTTAATGTTTTTATTAGGACTATTTTTATCTTTTTATTTAAGAAATATTAAAAAAAATTTATAA
- a CDS encoding fumarate reductase iron-sulfur subunit, translated as MSRKLTIRAFKYNPLSKISKPHFVTYELEETPFMTIFVCLTQIREKMDADLSFDFVCRAGICGSCAMMINGKPKLACKTLTKDYPDGVIELMPLPAFRHIKDLSVNTGEWFDGMCKRVESWVHNEKETDISKLEERIEPEVADETFELDRCIECGICVASCATKLMRPDFIAATGLLRTARYLQDPHDHRTIEDFYELVGDDDGVFGCMSLLACEDNCPKELPLQSKIAYMRRQLVAQRNK; from the coding sequence ATGAGTAGAAAATTAACAATAAGAGCATTTAAATATAATCCATTAAGTAAAATTTCTAAGCCTCATTTTGTTACTTATGAGCTTGAAGAAACTCCATTTATGACGATTTTTGTGTGCTTAACTCAAATCAGAGAAAAAATGGATGCAGATTTGAGTTTTGACTTTGTATGTAGAGCAGGGATTTGCGGAAGCTGTGCTATGATGATCAATGGTAAGCCAAAACTTGCTTGTAAAACATTGACAAAAGACTATCCAGATGGCGTTATAGAGCTTATGCCTTTACCTGCATTTAGACATATAAAAGACTTAAGTGTTAATACAGGTGAGTGGTTTGATGGTATGTGCAAACGTGTTGAAAGCTGGGTGCATAATGAAAAAGAAACAGATATTTCTAAACTTGAAGAACGTATTGAGCCAGAAGTTGCTGATGAGACTTTTGAACTTGATCGTTGTATAGAGTGTGGAATTTGTGTTGCTTCTTGTGCGACTAAGCTAATGAGACCTGATTTTATCGCAGCTACTGGACTTTTAAGAACAGCTAGATATTTACAAGATCCACATGATCACAGAACCATAGAAGATTTTTATGAATTAGTGGGCGATGATGATGGTGTATTTGGATGTATGTCTTTACTTGCATGTGAAGATAATTGTCCAAAAGAACTACCTTTACAAAGTAAAATCGCTTACATGAGAAGACAGCTTGTCGCTCAAAGAAACAAATAA
- a CDS encoding fumarate reductase cytochrome b subunit has product MSQLIEGFLGKSIDGKKSKMPAKLDYIQSATGLILGLFMWAHMFFVSTILVSDDFFDSVVHFLELKFIINSPMMSYITSFLAACVLVIFFVHAGLAMRKFPINFRQYQLCRTHLKYMNHGDSSLWWVQAATGFVMFFLGSAHLIFIITNADKISADMSGDRVVSHFMWLFYIALLICVELHGSIGLYRLCVKWGWFEGKDAKESRKKLKKAKWFISIFFLVLGVLSLAAFAKIGFNNYQNNSVAQIVKTYDGAKYEHTI; this is encoded by the coding sequence ATGAGCCAACTCATTGAAGGTTTTTTAGGCAAGAGTATTGATGGCAAAAAAAGCAAAATGCCAGCAAAACTTGACTATATTCAAAGTGCAACAGGCTTGATTTTAGGCTTGTTTATGTGGGCACATATGTTTTTCGTTTCTACCATTTTGGTTAGTGATGATTTTTTTGATTCGGTGGTTCACTTTTTAGAACTAAAATTTATCATTAATAGCCCTATGATGAGCTACATCACTTCTTTCTTAGCTGCTTGTGTTTTGGTTATTTTCTTTGTGCATGCGGGTCTTGCAATGAGAAAATTCCCTATTAATTTCAGACAATACCAACTTTGTAGAACGCACTTAAAATATATGAATCATGGTGATTCTTCTTTATGGTGGGTTCAAGCTGCAACTGGTTTTGTAATGTTTTTCTTGGGTTCTGCGCACTTAATTTTTATCATTACTAATGCAGATAAAATCAGTGCTGATATGTCAGGCGATAGAGTAGTAAGCCATTTTATGTGGTTATTTTACATTGCATTATTAATCTGTGTTGAGTTACATGGTAGTATCGGTCTTTATAGATTATGTGTAAAATGGGGTTGGTTTGAAGGTAAAGATGCAAAAGAAAGTCGTAAAAAACTTAAAAAAGCAAAATGGTTTATTAGTATTTTCTTCTTAGTTTTAGGTGTATTAAGCTTAGCTGCTTTTGCAAAAATAGGCTTTAATAATTACCAAAACAACTCTGTAGCGCAAATAGTAAAAACTTATGATGGAGCTAAATATGAACATACAATATAG
- a CDS encoding fumarate reductase flavoprotein subunit, with the protein MNIQYSDALVIGGGLAGLRAAIEVAKSGQSVTLLSICPVKRSHSAAVQGGMQASLGNSVKGEGDNEDVHFADTVKGSDWGCDQEVARMFAQTAPKAVRELAAWGVPWTRVTKGPRTVVINAQKTTIEEKEEAHGLINARDFGGTKKWRTCYIADATGHCMLYGVANEAIKHQVKIIDRMEAVRIIHDGKKCLGAIARDLTNGELIAYVARGTMIATGGYGRIYKQTTNAVICEGTGAAIALETGLCRLSNMEAVQFHPTPIVPSGILLTEGCRGDGGILRDVDGYRFMPDYEPEKKELASRDVVSRRMMEHIRKGKGVKSPYGDHLWLDISILGRAHVEKNLRDVQDICKTFNGIDPADEGPKGWAPVLPMQHYSMGGIRTKPTGESQWLNGLFACGEAACWDMHGFNRLGGNSCSETVVAGMIVGDYFAQYCKENGNDIDTNIVKSFLSKEYDYLKSLVSKEGKHDVFEIKNRMKDIMWEKVAIFRTGQGLEEAVKELEELYHKSLDLKVHDKELKCANPELEEAYRVPRMLKIALCVAYGALLRTESRGAHYREDYPKRDDLNWMKRTNTYWVEGESMPRVEYEDLDIMKMEIPPAFRGYGAKGNIIENPLSEKRQAEVDAIREKMEAEGKGRYEIQHALMPYELQAKFKAPNQRIGVDYE; encoded by the coding sequence ATGAACATACAATATAGTGATGCTTTAGTTATCGGTGGTGGTCTTGCAGGTTTAAGAGCTGCTATTGAAGTTGCAAAAAGTGGTCAAAGTGTAACTTTATTAAGTATTTGTCCGGTTAAAAGATCTCACTCAGCTGCTGTGCAAGGTGGTATGCAAGCGAGTTTAGGAAATAGCGTTAAAGGCGAGGGAGATAATGAAGATGTGCATTTTGCTGATACAGTAAAAGGGTCTGACTGGGGCTGTGATCAAGAAGTTGCAAGAATGTTTGCACAAACTGCTCCAAAAGCTGTGCGTGAGCTTGCTGCTTGGGGTGTGCCTTGGACTAGGGTTACAAAAGGACCTAGAACTGTTGTTATAAACGCTCAAAAAACTACTATTGAAGAAAAAGAAGAAGCGCATGGTCTTATAAATGCAAGAGATTTTGGTGGTACTAAAAAATGGAGAACATGTTATATTGCTGATGCGACAGGACACTGTATGCTTTATGGTGTAGCAAATGAAGCGATTAAACATCAAGTTAAAATCATCGATAGAATGGAAGCGGTAAGAATTATCCATGATGGTAAAAAATGTCTAGGAGCTATTGCTAGAGATTTAACTAATGGAGAATTAATTGCTTATGTTGCTAGAGGAACTATGATTGCAACAGGTGGTTATGGTAGAATTTATAAACAAACTACAAATGCTGTTATCTGTGAAGGTACAGGAGCTGCTATTGCACTTGAAACTGGACTTTGTAGACTTTCAAATATGGAAGCAGTGCAATTTCACCCAACTCCAATCGTACCAAGTGGTATCTTACTAACTGAAGGTTGTAGAGGTGATGGTGGTATCTTAAGAGATGTTGATGGTTACCGCTTTATGCCTGATTATGAGCCTGAGAAAAAAGAACTTGCAAGTAGGGACGTTGTAAGTCGTAGAATGATGGAGCATATTAGAAAAGGTAAAGGTGTAAAAAGCCCTTATGGAGATCATTTATGGCTTGATATTTCTATCCTTGGTCGTGCGCATGTTGAAAAAAATCTTCGCGATGTTCAAGATATTTGTAAGACATTTAATGGCATTGATCCTGCTGATGAGGGTCCAAAAGGCTGGGCGCCAGTTTTACCTATGCAACATTACTCAATGGGTGGTATTAGAACCAAACCAACCGGTGAAAGCCAATGGCTAAATGGTCTTTTTGCGTGTGGTGAAGCAGCTTGCTGGGATATGCACGGATTTAACCGCTTGGGTGGAAATTCATGTTCAGAAACTGTTGTTGCAGGTATGATCGTAGGAGATTATTTTGCACAATATTGTAAAGAAAATGGTAATGATATTGATACAAATATCGTTAAATCTTTCCTTTCTAAAGAGTATGATTACTTAAAATCTCTTGTAAGTAAAGAAGGTAAACATGATGTATTTGAAATCAAAAATAGAATGAAAGACATTATGTGGGAAAAAGTAGCTATTTTTAGAACAGGCCAAGGTCTTGAAGAAGCGGTTAAAGAGCTTGAAGAGTTATATCATAAATCACTTGATTTAAAAGTACATGATAAAGAATTAAAATGTGCAAATCCAGAGCTTGAAGAAGCTTACAGGGTTCCAAGAATGTTAAAAATTGCTTTATGTGTTGCTTATGGTGCACTTTTAAGAACAGAAAGCCGCGGGGCTCACTATAGAGAAGATTATCCAAAAAGAGATGATTTAAATTGGATGAAAAGAACAAATACTTACTGGGTAGAAGGCGAAAGTATGCCTAGAGTTGAGTATGAAGATCTTGACATTATGAAAATGGAAATTCCACCTGCATTTAGAGGTTATGGTGCTAAAGGAAATATCATTGAAAATCCATTAAGTGAAAAACGTCAAGCTGAAGTTGATGCGATCCGTGAAAAAATGGAAGCAGAAGGCAAAGGTAGATATGAAATTCAACATGCTCTAATGCCTTATGAATTACAAGCTAAATTTAAAGCACCAAATCAAAGAATAGGAGTTGATTATGAGTAG
- a CDS encoding lysophospholipid acyltransferase family protein, with the protein MAKSFKINLLAFGIFLLQWLIFLTCRKVYLGQNLPKRSCVILFWHGRLALMPFAYCKMGIKGKKAYVMISHHKDGEIIARNIAFFGLNTLRGSTSKGALALLKQSFKILDQGDDVIITPDGPRGPYHSVSDGSVMIALKKNAPLFLLNYEASSFWEFKSWDKMILPKPFSKITYRLSEEIKIQNLNLEEAKVLIKEKFDMISQIDKG; encoded by the coding sequence ATGGCGAAATCCTTTAAGATTAATCTTTTAGCCTTTGGAATTTTTTTATTACAATGGTTAATTTTTTTAACTTGTAGAAAGGTTTATTTAGGGCAAAATCTTCCAAAAAGATCATGTGTGATACTTTTTTGGCATGGGCGTCTTGCTCTAATGCCTTTTGCTTATTGTAAAATGGGTATTAAAGGAAAAAAGGCTTATGTGATGATTTCACACCATAAAGATGGGGAGATTATTGCTAGAAATATTGCATTTTTTGGTTTAAATACTCTAAGGGGTAGTACAAGCAAAGGTGCTTTGGCTTTATTAAAGCAATCTTTTAAAATTTTAGATCAAGGCGATGATGTGATTATCACTCCAGATGGACCAAGAGGGCCTTATCATAGCGTTTCAGATGGTTCTGTGATGATAGCTTTGAAAAAAAATGCTCCACTTTTTTTGCTAAATTATGAAGCAAGTTCTTTTTGGGAATTTAAAAGTTGGGATAAAATGATCTTACCTAAACCTTTTTCTAAGATTACCTATAGACTAAGTGAAGAAATCAAAATACAAAATTTAAATTTAGAAGAAGCTAAAGTATTGATAAAAGAAAAATTTGATATGATAAGTCAAATAGACAAAGGATAA
- a CDS encoding membrane lipoprotein lipid attachment site-containing protein, with product MKKILLFFSIILFLSACTGNQKTYYISMPNFKSTFEEHNHTNANSPKVKINDVEIIKSTFYSSYFEQSTLNQRINKSLELLKKQLLEDSKALLQSKGYTIDNENADYAFNIIINANLYEDKVRRNSSLGGDSVESSFMIILEAQSHLNNLHQEDTFQSTTSSAKLNDPIILNYPIKGQASIESFREVYSAVPTQLNESLAASALEIDKVFVAFYKEIASGLKTSIKEIKEEPKTQENSEVQDVKQDSKKEEEITPYQNNEVIIFE from the coding sequence ATGAAAAAAATATTATTATTTTTTAGTATAATTTTATTTTTAAGTGCTTGCACTGGTAATCAAAAAACTTATTATATTTCTATGCCAAATTTTAAAAGCACTTTTGAAGAACACAACCATACAAATGCTAATAGCCCTAAAGTCAAGATCAATGATGTAGAAATTATAAAAAGTACTTTTTATAGTTCATATTTTGAGCAATCTACTCTAAATCAAAGAATCAACAAAAGCTTAGAATTACTCAAAAAACAACTTTTAGAAGATAGCAAAGCATTGCTTCAAAGCAAAGGATATACTATAGATAATGAAAATGCTGATTATGCTTTTAATATAATTATTAATGCTAATTTATATGAAGATAAGGTTAGAAGAAATTCAAGCCTTGGTGGTGATAGTGTGGAGTCTTCTTTTATGATTATTTTAGAAGCCCAAAGTCATTTAAATAATTTACATCAAGAAGATACTTTCCAAAGCACAACAAGCTCGGCAAAATTAAATGATCCTATCATTTTAAATTATCCTATAAAAGGACAAGCAAGCATAGAAAGCTTTAGGGAGGTATATAGTGCCGTTCCTACCCAGCTTAACGAAAGTCTTGCAGCAAGCGCTTTAGAAATTGATAAAGTTTTTGTTGCTTTTTATAAAGAAATCGCATCTGGTTTAAAAACTAGCATCAAAGAAATCAAAGAAGAACCAAAAACACAAGAAAACTCAGAAGTTCAAGATGTAAAACAAGATAGCAAAAAAGAAGAAGAAATCACTCCGTATCAAAATAATGAAGTAATTATTTTTGAATAG